In Alphaproteobacteria bacterium, the genomic stretch CTTCTTGATATTCCCAACCTTTTTGAGCGCTTCCAAGATCGCGTTGTTGCCCATCGACATCTTGATGGAGAATTTCTTCTCCAGTCGGTCCAGCATGTCGAGGCTACCCTGGAGGCCTTCCCAAAACGCTTCCAACGATAGGCCGTTAACGACGTAGTCGGGATTGCACGTCATGACGCGCTCGACCGCCGCGTCGATTCCTGCGCGCATTCGTTCGATGTGGGCGATGAAGTCATCGTCGGACCCGAGCTTTGCGTCGGGAATGGCGATGCGCGAAACGTGGTTGGTGACCCCCGGCGGTTGCATCGCGGCAAACTCGGTTTGGACGACTGTGTTGGTAGAGGGAACGACGACACCGATCTTGAGGCGGTGGCCAAGGGAGTCAGTCATGCGAATCCTCGTGCGTTGAACCGGTTAGCGCGGTTGTATCCATTGTTAGGTATGCAGGTTCTAGGTGATTGAGTCAGCGCGCTCGACTGATTTGAACATCGCAGTCCGAAGCAAGAATGCGCGCGCCTTGTCCGGATCGGCCGCAGTCTCACGCCATTCCTCCTGACGTCTCTGACGCACTGCCGGATCGCGCTCTTCGAGATCTTTCTTGTTCTGTGCGGTTTGCGCCAAAAGATACTCCTCGGCGACCGTGCGCCGTTGGCGGTCATAGAGTCCAAAGACATCGTTGGAGGCTCCGCCCCGCATGACCGTCCCCATTTTTTCGGTAAGATTGAGGGCGTCGTGAATGCCGAAATTCAAGCCCATGCCGCCCAACGGGTTGTTGATGTGCGCGGCGTCTCCGGCCAGAAACATGTTCCCGTCGGCAAAGCGACCGGCAATGCGTTGATGTACCTGATAGATGTTTTTATGGACGATCGGGAACGTGCCGCCGTCGGGGTGGGGGAGAACGGCCTGTATCCGCGCCTGACAGGAGTCGTCGTCGAACGCTTCGGCTTCGGTCGTCCCCAGGGCTACCGGGGAAACCACGCGCCAGCGCCCGGGCGGGCCGTCTGCCGGCACTTTGAACATGGAGTACCAGCGCTTTGGATCCGCGATGTAGCAAGTCCCGCGGAAGCCGTAGGGAGCGTAATCGAAGGGCGTTGTCAGGACGAGAAAGCGTTCCTCGAAGGTATGCCCCTCAAAGCTCACTCCCATCGCGTGGCGAACGGCGCTTCTTCCGCCATCGCACCCGATGAGGTACCTGCCCGTTACCTCCTCCGGGCCATCGGGGCCTTCGGCGGTAACCGAAACCCCGCTTGCATCCGAGCGGGCCGACAGGACCGTACGTCCCTTGCGAATCTCGCATAGATCTGAAGCTTCGATCTTTGCCAAAAGCATTTGTGCGTATTTGTGCTGTTCGCAGTGGAGTCGGTAGGGGTACCGGGTTATGTCGGCAAGGGATCCGAGGTCGAATTCGGCGACCAATCCTTCCTTCAAGTCTCGGAACTGCCATTTGGCGACTTCGAGCCCCATTGCATGGAGTTCGTCCGCGACGTCGAGTTTCTCGAGAAGTTTCATCGTCGGGGGGTGGAAGGTCGATGCCCGCGGCTCGGTCGGGACGTCGGCGTAGGATTCCAACATCAAAACGTGAATGCCCTGCCGGATCAGGGCGTAGGCGGCGGTGAGACCGACAGGCCCTGCGCCGGCGATAACAACCCGATTATTCTTGTTTTGCACGTTCACCACGCTTTCCCAATTTCTTTGGAGACTACGAATGAATCCCCGACGCGCTCCAGGATCGATCCCGTCTTGCCCGCTCCGCGCGCACTGCTAGTCTAACGCCGTTATGCCTCTGAACATCCTCAAGCTAAGCGTCGGTGTCGATGACGTCGATCAATTGCGGGCCATCCAGGCTCGCCGCTTGAAGCAAGAGGGCACGCTCCGCCACTTCACCCGACACCGTCCTCGGCGCGCCGACGAGATCGTCGAAGGGGGCTCGATCTATTGGATCATCAAGGGATATGTCCAGGTCCGCCAGCAAATCGTTGGGATCGAGACCGCGTCCCACCCGGAGGGTAAACAGTGTGCCTTGGTCCTCAGTCCGGATCTTGTCCCGACGATGCACCAGCCCAGGCGACCCCACCAGGGGTGGCGGTATCTAGAAGATCGCGATGCGCCGGCCGATGCGGTTGCCGGTCGGGACTCAGATAGCGACGCCCTCCCGGCGCCGCTGGTCCGCACTCTGAAGGAAATCGGCGCGTGGTAGTTAGAAACGGTACCCAAAAAGGGTGCCGAAGAAGTATTGCCCGTCCGACTGCGAAATCGGGCTATCGGCGGCCTCGCCGATCAGGAGAGTGCCCCGGATCATACCGGACACAAACACCCGCTCGCTGATGTTGTAGACCACGGTGGCGTAGCCGCCGACATCCGAGAACCCGCCGCCGTCGGCGCTGAACAGCGCTCGGCCTGTGCCCGCGACTGTCGAATCGAAGTAGGCCTTGGTGTAATCCTTGCTCGCGTAGTGGGTCACGCCGCCAAGGATAAGATTCGATTTGTCGCTCAACCGCCCACCAACCGCCAAGTCGAACGACGCGACAAACCCCTCGTGGCCGTTCAAACCCTTGCGCAGGTCGCCCTTGAATCGCCAGGGCCCGTTCGTCGTCTCAAGGAAAGCCCCAAACTCGATACCGGGATCGACATCGGGGAGACCCGTGAGAAACGTACTGTCGGAGGAATCGCGCCCGCGATCGTAGGTAAAGCGTGGCCCGAACTTCAGCCCCGAGCGGCGGTAAAGATTCAGACCTGCGCCGCGCTGGGTGCTGAGGAAGTAGGCCCCGCGCCACTCTACATCGACGAGCGGTAACGCGCCGATCTCGTAATCGTTCGCACCGATGAATTCTGGAACGAGGCCAAGGCCGCCGCCGACGACGCCCTTCCAATCGCTTTGCCTCGAAAACTCGATCGACGTGTCGGTCGCGCCGGCCAACTGGGATTCGTAGCTGCGGGTGCCGCCGACGTTCGCGGCGAACGCTTGCGAGGCCCCAAAGGCGATAACAATGGATGTGGCGATCAGTCGTAACATGGTTCATTGGCCCTTCGCTGATTGGCGCCAACCTAGCGGTTTCCCCCATAGCGGACAAGAATCGGCATGGTCCTAGGCGGTCGCGCCGATGGCGTCCGCAACATAGCGGCCAATCGCTAACGAAGAGGTTAACCCAGGCGACTCGATGCCGAACAGGTTGAATAGGCCCGCAATCTTGTGTTCTTGCGGTCCCTGGATCGCGAAATCTCCGGCCGCTGCGCCCGGTCCGACGATCTTCGGCCGCACCCCGGCATAACCGGCGTAGAGGGCGCCCGGGGCCAGGGCCGGGAAATAACGGCGAATGCTCGTTTCGAAGGTCGAGACGCGATCGCTATCGACGCGGTAGTCGATGGTTTCGACCCACTCGACATCGGGGCCAAAGCGCGCTTGGCCGCCGAGGTCGACCGAATAGTGCAGGCCAAGGCTGGCGCTTGTTGGCAGTGGGTAAATCAAGCGGTCGAACGGCGCTTTGCCGTCCAAGATGAAGTAGCTTCCCTTGGCAAGATACTGGGGCGGGATCAGGTCGGCGTTGAGCCCGCGGACGGCGCTGGCGACGGCTTGTGCATGGAGTCCGGCCGCGTTGACCAAAGTGCCGCAATCGAGTTCAACAGCGTCGGACTCGGCGGTTTCGACCTGGACGCGAAAGCCGGTCGTGGTTGGGGTCGCCGACTTGAACGTTGTCCGCAGCGCCACGACGCCGCCGGCAGATTCGATGTCGCCTTCGAGGGCAAGCATGTACTGGTGGCTATCGACGATGCCGGTTGAGGGCGACACCAGCGCCGCGTGACACCGGAGCTGGGGTTCCAAGGCTTGGGCCTCGGCGCCTTCGATTAGCCGGAGGTCGGCAACGCCGCAGGCTATGCCGTTGGCCTGGATTTCCCCGAGGCGTTCCATTTCCGACGCCTCCGCCGCAACGATCAACTTACCGCATTGGCGAAAGGGAATGCCGCGGTCGCTGCAGTAGCGGTACAACAGTGCTTTTCCCTCGACACAAAGCGCGGCCTTCTTCGATCCAGGTGGGTAGTAAATCCCTGCGTGAATGACTTCGCTGTTGCGTGAACTGGTGACGCTTCCGATTCGGTCTTCTTCTTCGAGGACCACAACGTCCCGGCCTTGTCCGGCGATGCTCCTGGCGACGGCCAGTCCGACAACACCGGCGCCGATCACTATGCAATCAACGTAGTCGGTCATGGACGATCTCGGCGCTGCGCTCCCTGTGCGGCAAAGGTGTCACGAAAGCTTGACCTGCTTTGATTTGGGCCGCTCTCGGGTGAGGGTCAATGTAGGCGATGTCCCCGGTGGCTGGAATAGGAACACACGATGATGAGCACGGTCTTGCGCGCGGCTGCTGGCGCCGTCGTTTGCGCCACGGTCTTGGTTGGTGCGGCCGCCGCCGATCCATCGGTGTGGCGCCACGAGTGGCCGTCGACGGACTTCTCCCGAACGTCGGTCGAGTTCGACGAAATCCTCTCCGGCGGCCCGCCGAAAGACGGCATACCGGCTATCGACTGGCCGCGGTTCATCGACTTGGCAGAGGTCGCTGGTTACCGAGACTTCCGGATCGAACCTACCGAGCCGGTCGTTGGCGTTACCGTAAACGGCGAAATGCGGGCTTATCCGTTGTCGATTCTGATGTGGCACGAAATCGTCAACGACGACTTGGGCGGCGTGCCGATCTCGGTGACGTTTTGTCCCCTTTGCAATGCAGCGGTCGTATTCGATCGGCGGCTCGACGACCGGGTTCTCGATTTCGGCACGACCGGTAAGCTGCGCAATTCGGATCTCGTGATGTACGACCGCCAGACCGAAAGCTGGTGGCAGCAGTTCCTTGGCGAAGCCATCGTCGGTGAATTGCTCGGGAAGCGGCTTGCGGTCCTCCCTGCACGGCTCGAGTCATGGGCGAATTTTGAGGCGCGTGCGAACGATGCCGCAACGTTGCTAGTGCCGACCAACGCGGCGTTGAGACGGTACGGCGCCAATCCCTATTCGGGGTACGACTCACTTTCGACGCCGTTCCTTTATCGGGGTGTGGCGCTGGAGACGCTGAAACAGGTAGGGGTTGCGCCGCTGGCGCGGGTGATCACCGTCGATCGAGAGGGCAACAGCACAAAGGCCGCGTGGTCCCTGGATCTGCTTCGTGAGCGTGGTCGGGTCGAGACCGACGACGGCTTCGTCATTACCTGGGAACCCGGGCAAAACTCTGCGCTCGATTCCTCTTCGATCGCCAGGGGCGTCGATGTCGGCAACGTCGTCGTGCAGCGACGAACCGGGGACGGTGCGCTGGTCGACTATCCCTACGGGATCGATTTCGCCTTCGCTTACAAAGCGTTCTTTCCAAACGGCCAAATCATCTTGGATTAAGCTGAATTCATCCCCTGTGGCGCGCGTGAACCGACCCTATATAGTGGGGTCGGTTGAATTAGAGACGCCATGGTTCAGAAACCGCGAAATACCCCGACGAATCCTGCGCGGACCGGTGTCCAGGCGTTCCTCGATAAAGTCGCTGTGACCCCGGTCGCGCCAACCGCGGGCCGCGGGCGCTTGATCTTTGCGCTCGATGCTACCGCGAGCCGAGAGCCTATGTGGGACCGTGCGTGCCACATCCAGGCTGAAATGTTTCGCGAGACAGCGGCATTGGGCGGCCTAGAGATTCAGTTGGCCTACTACCGGGGTTTCGACGAATTTGCAGCGACCCCATGGATAGCCAGTTCAGCCGATCTTATTCGCCGCATGACCTCGGTGTTTTGCCTAGGCGGGCATACGCAGATTCGCAAGGTGCTAGACCACGCCGTTGCCGAAACAAAACGTCGCAAGGTGAACGCGGTCGTGTTTGTCGGCGACTGCATGGAGGAAAGTGTCGACGATCTTTGCCATAGCGCCGGCAAATTAGGTGTACTCGGCGTACCGGTGTTTCTTTTTCAAGAGGGTGCCGAGCCGATCGCGGATATGGCGTTCCGGCAAATCGCCAAGCTCACACGCGGCGCACATTGCCGCTTCGATGCGTCGAGCCCGAATCAACTCCGCGACCTCCTCAACGCTGTTGCCGTCTATGCTGCGGGTGGGCGGCGCGCCCTTACCGACTTCGGCCGCAAGTCGGGTCCCGACGTTCGGCGTCTCACCAGCCAATTGAAAACATAGAATGTACTGGCTTCTGATTGGTTTCACGGTGCTTGGTACGCTGTTCCTTATGGCGCGCTGGTTTGTGACCGCCGAACCGCGCGAGATCCTCCGCGCCGGGCGGTGGCTTGCGGTCCTTGGCGGCGTTGCGTTTTTAGGATTTCTGGCGTCGCGTGGGCTTTGGGGCGCGATGTTCCCGTTGCTGATGGCCGGGTTCATGTACTACCGGCGTCGCGCTAAGCGGGCGGCGTTTACGCGGGCGGCCGATCCGGCGGATGCGGCGCGCACGGGTAAGACCTCCGAAGTGCGGACTGCGACGTTGCGCATGAACCTTGACCACGATACCGGCACCCTCGACGGCAGCGTCTTGCAGGGACGGTTTGCCGGTCGCGACCTCGGCGCGTTGTCGGAAGCCGAACTCATTGCCCTCCTTGAGGAGTGCGGTCGTACAGACTCGGAATCGGCGCAACTTCTAGAGACCTATTTGGATCGGCGCCTCGGTCCGGCGTGGCGGGATAGGCACGACCATGCGGCGGATACCGCGCCGTCCGGCCCCGGCGCCATGTCCCGCGCCGAAGCCTTTGCGGTCCTCGGTTTGGAACCTGGCGCCAGCGACACGGAGATCCGGCAGGCCCACCACAGGCTGATGAAAGGGATGCATCCCGATCAGGGCGGGTCGACCTTCCTCGCGACGAAAATCAACCAGGCGAAGGATCTTCTCCTGGGAAAAGGCTAAACTTGCCTGGCGGTCGGTCGCGTGGCACAAGAACCCGCCTTTCTGCCCCGCCGGAGCCCGCAATACATGACTGCAACCGTGCGCAAAGCCGTTTTCCCCGTGGGGGGGCTCGGGACGCGTTTTTTGCCCGCGACGAAGGCGCTGCCCAAGGAAATGCTGCCCATCGTCGACAAACCGCTGATCCATTACGCGGTGGAGGAAGCGCGGGCGGCCGGAATCGAAGAGTTCATTTTTGTCACCGGCAAAGGCAAAAGCGCGATTGAGGACCATTTCGATCATTCGTCGGAGCTAGAGGCGCTGTTGCGCTCGCGCGGTAAAGCGGAAGCTGCCGCGAGTTTGAGCAGTTGGTTACCGGCACCGGGCAAGGTCGCCTATACCCGCCAACAGGAGCCGCTTGGACTGGGCCACGCCATTTGGTGCGCGCGGCACTTCATTGGCGACGAGCCCTTCGCCGTTCTGCTGCCCGACGATATCTTCTTGGCTGAGGTTCCCTGTCTCAAGCAGATGGTCGACGCCTATTCCGGCCGTGGCGGGATGGTTGCAGCGGAGATCATCGAGGGAGCCGACATCTCCAACTATGGCGTTCTCGACGTAGCGGGCGGGAATGGGAAGGTCGTGAACGTTCGCTCGCTGGTCGAGAAGCCTAAGCCCGCAGACGCGCCATCGAATTATGCGGTCGTCGGGCGCTACATTATGACCCCGAGAGTCTTCGAGTATCTTGATCGCCAAGAAAAGGGTGCCGGCGGCGAAATCCAGCTAACCGACGCGCTCTCGTGGTTAGCCTCGGTCGAGGAATTTGCCGGTATCGAGATCGAAGGCGAGCGCTTCGATTGTGGCCAGCGGTCGGGATACCTTCGCGCCAATATCGCCTTTGGACTTCGACGGGCTGACTTACGCGACGGTCTAATTCAGTACATCCGGAGCTTAGACCTCGGTGCATAACAGATGAAGATCGTTGTCATTGGAACCGGTTATGTCGGGCTCGTTTCGGGCGCTTGTTTCGCCGATATCGGTAACGATGTCACCTGTGTCGACAAGAATCCGACGATCGTGGAACGGCTGGGTCGCGGGGACATTCCGATCTACGAACCGGGCCTTGGCGATGTGGTTGCGCGCAATGTGGCAAACGGTCGGCTGACTTTTGCCGACACGGCGGCGCAGGTGGTCTCCAACGCGGATGTCGTTTTTATAGCGGTGGGAACGCCGCCCAAAGAAAACGGGGATGCCGACCTTTCCTACGTCCAGGCGGCCGCCGCAGAATTCGCGCCGTATCTTGCGGGCTATACCGTCGTCGTGACCAAATCGACAGTGCCGGTCGGCACCAACCGGAAGGTCGCGGAGATCGTCCGCGCCAACGCACCGGACGCCGATTTCGATATCGCGTCGGTGCCGGAATTCCTGCGAGAAGGGAGCGCTGTGGCGGACTTCGCCTCGCCCGACCGTATCGTCGTTGGCGTCGATAGCGCGCGCGCCGCGGACACCCTGCGGACTCTGCATGAACCGCTGATCAAGGGCCGTCCGGAGAGATTGGTGGTCGCCGATGTCGAGACCGCCGAGCTTATTAAGTACAGTGCCAATGCGTTTCTTGCGGTGAAGATTACCTTCATCAACGAAATCGCCAACCTTTGCGAACGGGTCGGTGCCAATGTCGAGGACGTTGCCCGCGGCATGGGTTTCGACACCCGCATCGGCCGCTGGGGACTGAGCGCCGGGCCGGGATACGGCGGATCGTGCTTTCCAAAGGATACTTCGGCGTTAGCGCATGGCGCCGCGCAGGCAGGCGCCCCGACGCGGTTGGTGGAAACGGCCATCGAGGTCAACGACGCGCGTAAGCGGGGGTTGGCGGAAAAGATCGCGGCGGCGGTCGGCGGAAGCCTCGCAGGAAAAACCGTTGCCGTTCTCGGGATCACGTTCAAAGCGAATACAGACGATGTGCGCGATAGTCCCGCCATCGATCTGGTGCAGGGCCTTCTGACTGCCGGCGCCGCGGTTCGGGTCTTCGATCCCCAGGGCGAATCGCATGCCCGAAGGCTAATCGACGGCGTTACATGGTGTGACGGTGCGATCGACGCGGCCAACGGTGCCCATGTGGCTACGATTGCGACGGAATGGGATCAGTTCAAACCGGGGCATCTGGACCTGACGGCACTCAAAGCGGCAATGGCTGTGCCGGTTTTGGTCGATTTTCGTAATCTTTTCGAACCGGCGGATGCCGCCGCCGCCGGGTTCACCTACGTCAGCGTCGGGCGGCGGCCGGTCTCCCCAATTAACGTATGATCGCGCATCGGTTCGATCCCTCGATCCTGCGGGCCTACGATATTCGAGGCGTGCTCGACGAGACGCTGGGCGCGGCCGACGCGGTGGCGATTGGGTGTGCCTTCGGCACTATTGTTCGGCGGCGCGGCGGGCGCACGGTCAATGTCGGCTACGACGGTCGCCACAGTTCGCCGGGCCTAGCGGATCGCCTTGTCGAAGGACTGAAGTCCACCGGCGTCGCGGTTCGGAGAGTCGGGCTCGGCCCGACTCCAATGCTCTATTTTAGCGTGCATGACACGTCCGCCGACGGCGGCATCATGGTGACCGGTTCCCACAATCCGCCCGACCACAACGGCTTCAAATTCATGCTGGGCCGCTCGGGATTTTTTGGCGAAGACATACAAGCCCTTGGAAAGATGGCCGAGGCTGGCGACTTCGATGTCGGCGACGGCACGGAGGAAACAATCGACGTTGCCGTCCGGTACATCGATCGTCTGGTCGCCGGTGCCGATTTTCCGGCCGACCTTACGGTAGCATGGGATCCCGGCAATGGTGCGGCCGGTGCGGTTCTCGAGGCGTTGACCGCGCGCATTCCTGGACGCCACGTCCTCATCAATGTGGCTGTCGACGGCGACTTTCCCAATCATCATCCCGACCCGACGGTTCCGGAAAACCTTGAACAGCTACGGGACGCCGTGACGCGCGAAGGCGCGGCGCTGGGATTTGCGTTCGATGGCGACGGCGACCGGATCGGTGTCGTCGATGCGGCGGGGCGTATCGTCTGGGGCGATCAGTTGCTCGCGCTGCTCGCGCGCGACGTCCTGACCAACCATCCCGGTGCAACGATTATCGGCGATGTTAAATGCAGTATCGCGTTGTTCGATGAAATCCGCCGCCTTGGCGGCGATCCGGTCATGTGGGCGGCAGGACACTCGCTGGTAAAGGCCAAGATGGTCGAAACCGGCGCGAAACTCGCAGGCGAGATGAGTGCGCACATCTTCTTTGCCGACGACTATTACGGTTTCGACGATGGGCTCTACGCCGCGGTTCGGACGCTTCAGCTGATCCAACGGAGCGGCACGTCGATCGGTGCCATGCTGGACGAGTTGCCCGTTTTCGTGAATACGCCCGAACTTCGCTTCGATTGCTCCGAGTCGCGAAAGTTCGCCGTGGCCGCCGAGGTTGCTGCACGGATGCGCGCGGCGGGCGCCGAGGTTGTCGACATCGATGGGGTTCGGGTAAGCAATGAAGACGGTTGGTGGCTGCTGCGGGCGTCGAACACTCAGGCGGTGCTGGTGGCGCGAATCGAAGCGCACGATCAGGCTGGCCTCGACCGTTTAAAGGCGCAACTTTTCGCCGAGCTCACCGCAAGCGGTGTCCAACCGCCCGCCGTCTAGTCAGGCCTTGCGTGCACCGAAGGCAAGCCACGTTGCGGTGCGCTTGAAGTCCTGACCGCTATCGATGCTTGCTTGTAGTAGGTCGGCGGCGACCGCATTCGGGACCATCTCCTGGAAGCTCCGCGTCCGATCGAAACCGACGCCGGCTGCGATGTCGATGAGGTCGGTGTCGTGCAAGGTGCCCCAGAACGGCTCGTGGTTATTGAGCGTATCCCAGTCGTAATAGAACTGCTCGAACGCATCCATCCCATCGTGCTGGCGTTGTTCGACGTGGAGCATCAGGCCCCCGGGCGCCAGGAGACGGAACGACTCGGCCAGGATATTACGCAGCGCCTGCCTGGATGTTTCATGCAGGACGATGTGGGAAACGACGAGATCGAAGGATCCTGCGGCGAAGTCCGTCGCCTCGGCGTTCTGTTGGGAAAAGTGAATGGCTTCACCCATCGAGCTCGCGCGGGCGTGCGCGTAGCGCAACATCGGCGCAGAAAGATCGATTGCGTCGATCCGCGCCTCCGGATAGACCGCGCAATAGGGCAACGTGCTGTGGCCGACGGAACAGCCAATATCGAGGATTCTTTTGGGGCGAAGGTCTGGAAACCGTGCCTTCAGAAACTTAATCGCAGAGGCACCCGCCGCTTCGCAATAGGGGCCCATGAAACCTTTGGTCAAGACGAAAACACCGGGGTCGTAAATCGCCGCCGGTGTGGAATCGTCTGGACAACGTTCCGCGTAGTACCCACCGGGCTGACCGTGGAAATCGACCTTGGCCACGTAGCCCGGCAATGCCAAGTCCGGGTTTAGACGGAGCGTGCCGGTCGCGGTACGTCCGAGCCGCGCGACGTCATCGTTGATGCGGTCGATTTGTCGGTGAACGAGTTCCTCGCCGGTTGCTTGTTTCATTTCCTGCGTCGTGCGTCGCAATCCACTCCACCACTGGAAAAGGGGTTCGTCGGCCATGGCGCGGCGGATCTCGTGCCGATCCTTTGGCGGACGCCCGTAATGCCGCTCGAACGCCGGGCCGACCCGCCGATCGTAGGCGTGCCGATTGCCTGGGAACACTTGGGCTTGGACCGCAAAATACATTGACGCGACGAAGTCCTCACGCGCCGCTTCGTCATGGCTGACGGCGGCCATGGCCCCGTGACGGCCCATTTGCCTAATGCCGATAGGCTTCATGGTTGAGGGACCGATTGCAGTGTCATGGTTGGCTCCCGGCCATCCGAGGACAGCGATTATTTTGTTGCGGTATAGAAGAACCAAGGCGGCGTTGGGGCCTCGCCCGGTTTATCTACGTTGTAGACCTGTCGGCGTTCTTCATCGCCCCATTCCATCGACTGACGGACCTTGCTGTTCGCGAAGCCGGCATCGACCGCGATTTTTTGCAAGTCCATGTCGTGAAGCGTTCCCCAAAACGGCTCGTTGTTGCCGAATGTATCCCAGTCGCGCATGAACTGATCGTAAGGATCCATGCCGTCATACTGGGGCTGTTCGATGTGGATCATCACACCGCCCGGCTTCAGGACACGGTGGCATTCGCGAATAATGTTCTTGATCCCCGCGGTCGATAATTCGTGGAGGGTCGCGCCCGAAATCACGAAGTCGAAGGTGTTATCCGCGCAGGTCATCCGTTCCGCGCTTTGTTGCGAGAAATGCACCGGCACGCCTAGGCTTTCGGCGCGGGCATGGGCATAGCGCAGCATCGGTGCGGCCACGTCGATTGCGTGAACCTCGG encodes the following:
- a CDS encoding arylmalonate decarboxylase; the encoded protein is MTDSLGHRLKIGVVVPSTNTVVQTEFAAMQPPGVTNHVSRIAIPDAKLGSDDDFIAHIERMRAGIDAAVERVMTCNPDYVVNGLSLEAFWEGLQGSLDMLDRLEKKFSIKMSMGNNAILEALKKVGNIKKIALITPHKPLGDERVRRFFNEAGYDVTDLFSFNVGMPAEICHVSETALREATLKVNASNPDAIVQVGTGLANAKVAGEAWLWLKKPVIAINTACYWHALRHSGIDDKVHGFGPLLADY
- a CDS encoding FAD-dependent monooxygenase, whose protein sequence is MNVQNKNNRVVIAGAGPVGLTAAYALIRQGIHVLMLESYADVPTEPRASTFHPPTMKLLEKLDVADELHAMGLEVAKWQFRDLKEGLVAEFDLGSLADITRYPYRLHCEQHKYAQMLLAKIEASDLCEIRKGRTVLSARSDASGVSVTAEGPDGPEEVTGRYLIGCDGGRSAVRHAMGVSFEGHTFEERFLVLTTPFDYAPYGFRGTCYIADPKRWYSMFKVPADGPPGRWRVVSPVALGTTEAEAFDDDSCQARIQAVLPHPDGGTFPIVHKNIYQVHQRIAGRFADGNMFLAGDAAHINNPLGGMGLNFGIHDALNLTEKMGTVMRGGASNDVFGLYDRQRRTVAEEYLLAQTAQNKKDLEERDPAVRQRRQEEWRETAADPDKARAFLLRTAMFKSVERADSIT
- a CDS encoding DUF1489 domain-containing protein produces the protein MPLNILKLSVGVDDVDQLRAIQARRLKQEGTLRHFTRHRPRRADEIVEGGSIYWIIKGYVQVRQQIVGIETASHPEGKQCALVLSPDLVPTMHQPRRPHQGWRYLEDRDAPADAVAGRDSDSDALPAPLVRTLKEIGAW
- a CDS encoding MipA/OmpV family protein, with translation MLRLIATSIVIAFGASQAFAANVGGTRSYESQLAGATDTSIEFSRQSDWKGVVGGGLGLVPEFIGANDYEIGALPLVDVEWRGAYFLSTQRGAGLNLYRRSGLKFGPRFTYDRGRDSSDSTFLTGLPDVDPGIEFGAFLETTNGPWRFKGDLRKGLNGHEGFVASFDLAVGGRLSDKSNLILGGVTHYASKDYTKAYFDSTVAGTGRALFSADGGGFSDVGGYATVVYNISERVFVSGMIRGTLLIGEAADSPISQSDGQYFFGTLFGYRF
- a CDS encoding NAD(P)/FAD-dependent oxidoreductase, whose product is MTDYVDCIVIGAGVVGLAVARSIAGQGRDVVVLEEEDRIGSVTSSRNSEVIHAGIYYPPGSKKAALCVEGKALLYRYCSDRGIPFRQCGKLIVAAEASEMERLGEIQANGIACGVADLRLIEGAEAQALEPQLRCHAALVSPSTGIVDSHQYMLALEGDIESAGGVVALRTTFKSATPTTTGFRVQVETAESDAVELDCGTLVNAAGLHAQAVASAVRGLNADLIPPQYLAKGSYFILDGKAPFDRLIYPLPTSASLGLHYSVDLGGQARFGPDVEWVETIDYRVDSDRVSTFETSIRRYFPALAPGALYAGYAGVRPKIVGPGAAAGDFAIQGPQEHKIAGLFNLFGIESPGLTSSLAIGRYVADAIGATA
- a CDS encoding DUF3179 domain-containing protein — its product is MMSTVLRAAAGAVVCATVLVGAAAADPSVWRHEWPSTDFSRTSVEFDEILSGGPPKDGIPAIDWPRFIDLAEVAGYRDFRIEPTEPVVGVTVNGEMRAYPLSILMWHEIVNDDLGGVPISVTFCPLCNAAVVFDRRLDDRVLDFGTTGKLRNSDLVMYDRQTESWWQQFLGEAIVGELLGKRLAVLPARLESWANFEARANDAATLLVPTNAALRRYGANPYSGYDSLSTPFLYRGVALETLKQVGVAPLARVITVDREGNSTKAAWSLDLLRERGRVETDDGFVITWEPGQNSALDSSSIARGVDVGNVVVQRRTGDGALVDYPYGIDFAFAYKAFFPNGQIILD
- a CDS encoding VWA domain-containing protein; amino-acid sequence: MVQKPRNTPTNPARTGVQAFLDKVAVTPVAPTAGRGRLIFALDATASREPMWDRACHIQAEMFRETAALGGLEIQLAYYRGFDEFAATPWIASSADLIRRMTSVFCLGGHTQIRKVLDHAVAETKRRKVNAVVFVGDCMEESVDDLCHSAGKLGVLGVPVFLFQEGAEPIADMAFRQIAKLTRGAHCRFDASSPNQLRDLLNAVAVYAAGGRRALTDFGRKSGPDVRRLTSQLKT
- a CDS encoding molecular chaperone DnaJ, with amino-acid sequence MYWLLIGFTVLGTLFLMARWFVTAEPREILRAGRWLAVLGGVAFLGFLASRGLWGAMFPLLMAGFMYYRRRAKRAAFTRAADPADAARTGKTSEVRTATLRMNLDHDTGTLDGSVLQGRFAGRDLGALSEAELIALLEECGRTDSESAQLLETYLDRRLGPAWRDRHDHAADTAPSGPGAMSRAEAFAVLGLEPGASDTEIRQAHHRLMKGMHPDQGGSTFLATKINQAKDLLLGKG
- the galU gene encoding UTP--glucose-1-phosphate uridylyltransferase GalU, which gives rise to MTATVRKAVFPVGGLGTRFLPATKALPKEMLPIVDKPLIHYAVEEARAAGIEEFIFVTGKGKSAIEDHFDHSSELEALLRSRGKAEAAASLSSWLPAPGKVAYTRQQEPLGLGHAIWCARHFIGDEPFAVLLPDDIFLAEVPCLKQMVDAYSGRGGMVAAEIIEGADISNYGVLDVAGGNGKVVNVRSLVEKPKPADAPSNYAVVGRYIMTPRVFEYLDRQEKGAGGEIQLTDALSWLASVEEFAGIEIEGERFDCGQRSGYLRANIAFGLRRADLRDGLIQYIRSLDLGA
- a CDS encoding UDP-glucose/GDP-mannose dehydrogenase family protein, encoding MKIVVIGTGYVGLVSGACFADIGNDVTCVDKNPTIVERLGRGDIPIYEPGLGDVVARNVANGRLTFADTAAQVVSNADVVFIAVGTPPKENGDADLSYVQAAAAEFAPYLAGYTVVVTKSTVPVGTNRKVAEIVRANAPDADFDIASVPEFLREGSAVADFASPDRIVVGVDSARAADTLRTLHEPLIKGRPERLVVADVETAELIKYSANAFLAVKITFINEIANLCERVGANVEDVARGMGFDTRIGRWGLSAGPGYGGSCFPKDTSALAHGAAQAGAPTRLVETAIEVNDARKRGLAEKIAAAVGGSLAGKTVAVLGITFKANTDDVRDSPAIDLVQGLLTAGAAVRVFDPQGESHARRLIDGVTWCDGAIDAANGAHVATIATEWDQFKPGHLDLTALKAAMAVPVLVDFRNLFEPADAAAAGFTYVSVGRRPVSPINV